Genomic window (Ostrea edulis chromosome 9, xbOstEdul1.1, whole genome shotgun sequence):
tgacagacatcagacttagtacactggtacatcttcaggagaggatgacccatattgattttgaggtcaaaagtcaatagttgaactggacatagtaatatattgtctcctatattttaagaattatttgcttgattgacacataccaaacttggtacactggtacagcataaggagcagatgacccctattgaattttaggtcacatggtcaattcactcttgacataggaagatattgtctgctcaatattttgaattgatgataatactatcaattaaatgaggtgtgtgtataacccttttcaattttgcaccatggggggcttatgtgttttacaaacatatcttgttacAAAAGACATTTTTGAGAACTGCTAGACACACAAAATTGCATGTTGAATATTCTGTACAATAAAGATTTCCAGTTGTACGATGCTCTGTTATGATAGGTTTGTATGGCATTGTACATTCAATGGTAAGTATTCAAcgggaaaaaaattatgaaaggagCAAGAACCCTATTTCTAAAATGCATGATTGTATCATTAAAATTTTggacatacaaatatacagatAGATTCAGAAatgtactttgatttattaACTTTTAGGTTTCTTTCAGTTGTTGCAGTATTTATTAGCTGCAATGATGTAGCCAatctccattttttttattctgacgtttttgggaccccaaaaaagaaaaaaaaggttGGAAatggctacattattgcagctacatgCATGCAGTGTTTATAGAGTTTTCTTTGAATGGCAAAACCAGTCGATGTGTTAACCTGCTTCCAAATGAATTCAGTTGTATTTCATCAATAAGAAGAACCAAAAAGTAAAGCCTCGTTAACTTGTAAATAAATTGCCGTGATTCTGTAGCCTCTAATGTTTGTAGATACCATTCCCTGGTATGGACGTGCAGACCTTCAGTGTCCTGATGTCGTATCTGTACTTAGGCCAGCTACCCCCGTTGGACGGGACGGACATTGTGGGTCTAATCGAGGCAGCTGATAGGTTGTGTCTGAAGCACATGATCAAAGCTCTGGAGTTTGAGATTGTCACTGAACTTCTGCGGGCAGAAGCAAACGGTGAAAATATCATAGAGGAAACTCTCAAACTGATTGAACCAGCACAGGTATATTTCCTTCAATTGTTAAAATACAGTATATTGGATAATTTTGGTAGACTGGAAATGgtgttgttggggtttttttgacggatgaagaaaaaaatccatcGAAAATTAGAAGAACCAAACCTTCCcattaagatatatttttggaaattttaattCCACACAATTAAAGTCTACCAGAATATAAAGTGACATTTCAAAACTACTTCTCAAAAAGATCTGTCAAAAAAATTCTCAATGCCAAAATCACCCAATTTGGGTATTGGGTAAACTGAAGTCTGTGTGATTGACAGATGAGGAAATATTAGAAGACCCCTCACTGCCTTTGCGAAGTTCAGTTGCAGAAGTTTGAATATAGTGTACTTCCAAGTTTGTGCTGCATTTGTATGTATGAAATATTCTTGGGATAGGCATTTGTATTGATACATGCACAGAAAGAAGTTGCTGCCATCCATATTGCAGAACGTTTTTCCGTTGTAGTTAATGAAGGTCAATTGTATGCCATGGGTGGCCAACAttcgtgtaaaaaaaaaaactcaggCTGATACATTAACGTTTTAATGAAAGATTAATAATGCAATGTCTGACATATGTAACTAAAACAACTGCATAAAAATATAGACTTGTTAGAAGAGGTCATTGCATGGACTCTGACACTAGGAAACTGAATATCacgaaataattgttttcatttacatatacaCATTTTCCTTTTCCTGGTGATCGTATTTGAACACAGACACAGATTCCTTTCCTCTCTGGCCTATCCAGAGATAGTTACGATCATCGAGACAGAGGCCTAATGGTTCCATGATTCCATCTTCTTTAGACAAGAGGAAACGCAGGAACACACCATCTGGGTCCAGCATATGGATCCTGTACTTGCATTGGTTGTCACAAATGAGGATGTTTCCTACCCTGTCTGTGCAAATCCCATGAGGGAAAAATTGGGATTTCTGTGTCCCCTTGTAGGTGAATTTGTGTTGGCCTCTTCTGTTGACAACAATCACTGAAAATTTCTCAAAGTCAGAGGTGCAGATGTCGCCAGAGGGGCCCTCTGTAATATAGTGAGGGTAGCAGTAGAGGTTCTCCCCGTTTGTACTGCTTTTATGAATCTCTTCGAGCTCATTTCCAGTAGTGCTGAAGCGAACTATTTTGGCATCCTGCTTTGTGTGCATGCCTATAAGGATTTCTTCATTGATCCAAGAGGAGTGGATGCTGATGGCAGCCCAGGTTTTAGGGGTGGAGAAGAGACTCTCAACTCTCTGCTCTTGTAGAAGAAACCTGCTGACCCTCTTCATAGTTTTGTCAATGTAGAGGAGATCGTTGTTTATTGTGGCACAGTGGTAACCATCTCCTTTACTTCTTAATGTAAGTTTATGCAAGGTGTTGCCATGGATATCCAATAAAATCATATTACATAACCGGTCACTCACCCATGCACGACCGTCTCTCATGCAGCTGATGTGACGTCCATATTGGATTTCAGAGGGTGCTATACCAATCACTTTCTTGACTGAACATGTCATGTTGTTGTAAAGATTCTCTAACTTGGTCATAGGAGAGACAGGCACCTCTGTCGCATCAGCGGGAACAATGATCTCTCCAATGAGTCGGGAAATTTTAACTTCTGTGGTAGACTTGCTGTGGTATTCCGGAACAATGAGTCTGTTCAGACATGGGATGTCCCCCTCTTTGACTGTCAGTTTAGAATTGGTCATCATCAGCTGGACAGGAGTATAGGTCTCCAGTTTATACTCCAACTCGTCTAGCTTTTCTGTCAATGAAGTCAGCTGGCCGCAAATTGAGCTTTCCTCCAACAAAAGTTTCTGCAGCAAAGAAATTTCCATCTTCTCCAACAATTTCATATTCTTCTCCAACTCTGCATCTACCAGGGCCTTGATTTCTTGAGCCTTTTCTTCGATGCTGATTCGCATGTTGGCCATGACTTGTTTACATTTGGTGATGTTAGCTAGCACTTCATTGTGCAGTTCTCGATACTTCGGAAGAAGTGTATTTTTCAGAGCCGAGATACTGGACACCACAGCTTTTCGCTTTTGTTTGAACATAACATCTTTCGCTACAAACACATGCCCCACATGGTTTTCTGTGACACATGTGACACACACAGGCAATTCACAGTCCTTACAACACATGTCATAAGTGTTAGAGGGATGCAGACTACATTCATCTCTTTCCAATGCATCCGACAGCGGTGAGACTTTGTGATCCCTCGTTGATTTGGACTTCGTATGTTGTTTCTGACATTTACTGCAAAACTTCTCTTCACAACTGTTGCATGCAAAATCGGCTGGTTTTTGGCACTTGGCACATTTGATATGGTTTGTGTTTTGACTGGAGGCCATTGAATTCTACATTTAAGTAAAAGGATAAAGATTTAGAAAGTTTAACATCAGGGATACAaagtatatacacatgtattgttCAAAATGATCTTTGTGCAAGAAGACTCACCAGAAGAAAATATGAGACCAGAATTTCTTTATTGTATTACATAAATATCATGATTCAGAGGATCTGCTTAGAAAATAtacttataaaaatatttttgaaaattgaaagatATTTAAAAGAGCTTTTGATATAGaagtacattttttaaaaattctatacaGAAAACCTATAACCTACAGCATTATATGGAAACTGACCTGTATAATGGTTAATATTTCTAAGTAACATGCACTGTTCAATTAATTTAGATATGGGgcaagtacatttaaaaataaatgcatataaaCGATTTCTTTACCTGTttttttgtatgtgtatttccCCCCAATGAATGACACACTTTGCTGTTTGAACCTTTTAAAGTGTTCCTGAAATGGATTGTACTTCCTGATCTCTCGAATGATGGATAGATTTCAATTCCTGATTTCTCAAATGATGGACATACATTTCAAACTTTTGTGGAAGGAAGTTACTGGTTATATATGGAGTGTTAAATTGATAAATCAAGGGgaaattcttttttattcacaTCATTCTGGTTTTGTACCCTCACTATGTAAAAGTATACATTTGTCTGATACGTGATTCTCCCTTGCAGCTTTACACTTCCTCTTGGTTATCTTCATGAATGTCCTACTCCATTTTCACCATTTTGAACTCAGTTTTTATGCTCATTCTGTATGCTATTTCAAGCTGGTTACATTTCCCTGTAGTTTTCACCTGCagtacaaatattgaaaattaaccAGCCATGAAAATATGGCCACCCAGTAATTCATATGCATGTAAATAA
Coding sequences:
- the LOC125657817 gene encoding E3 ubiquitin-protein ligase TRIM71-like, which produces MASSQNTNHIKCAKCQKPADFACNSCEEKFCSKCQKQHTKSKSTRDHKVSPLSDALERDECSLHPSNTYDMCCKDCELPVCVTCVTENHVGHVFVAKDVMFKQKRKAVVSSISALKNTLLPKYRELHNEVLANITKCKQVMANMRISIEEKAQEIKALVDAELEKNMKLLEKMEISLLQKLLLEESSICGQLTSLTEKLDELEYKLETYTPVQLMMTNSKLTVKEGDIPCLNRLIVPEYHSKSTTEVKISRLIGEIIVPADATEVPVSPMTKLENLYNNMTCSVKKVIGIAPSEIQYGRHISCMRDGRAWVSDRLCNMILLDIHGNTLHKLTLRSKGDGYHCATINNDLLYIDKTMKRVSRFLLQEQRVESLFSTPKTWAAISIHSSWINEEILIGMHTKQDAKIVRFSTTGNELEEIHKSSTNGENLYCYPHYITEGPSGDICTSDFEKFSVIVVNRRGQHKFTYKGTQKSQFFPHGICTDRVGNILICDNQCKYRIHMLDPDGVFLRFLLSKEDGIMEPLGLCLDDRNYLWIGQRGKESVSVFKYDHQEKENVYM